One Podospora pseudopauciseta strain CBS 411.78 chromosome 5 map unlocalized CBS411.78m_5, whole genome shotgun sequence DNA window includes the following coding sequences:
- a CDS encoding uncharacterized protein (EggNog:ENOG503P6XZ) encodes MSTPEAGNTLSIPAYTPDADSALQEITWSQSLRTKKANYYIVKAKNITQNQADVLLYIQDTFYKDESSPTHLSKLPGAKKEGDNFILPINDKFQYGQKNAQGENRWLVLHDKDNKLYQHRFIVATVQGHAAEWAKTLANSFGAGELASQVTSIGKSFVGHYLHTF; translated from the exons ATGTCCACCCCCGAAGCAggcaacaccctctccatcccgGCCTACACCCCCGACGCGGACTCCGCCCTCCAAGAAATCACCTGGTCCCAATCCCTCCGCACCAAGAAAGCCAACTACTACATCGTCAAAGCCAAAAACATCACCCAAAACCAAGCCGACGTCCTCCTCTACATCCAAGACACCTTCTACAAGGACGAGTCCAGCCCCACTCACCTGAGCAAGCTCCCCGGTGCTAAAAAAGAAGGCG ACaacttcatcctccccatcaacgaCAAATTCCAATACGGCCAAAAGAACGCCCAAGGCGAGAACCGCTGGCTCGTCCTCCacgacaaggacaacaagCTCTACCAGCACCGCTTCATCGTCGCAACCGTGCAGGGCCATGCCGCCGAGTGGGCCAAGACGCTGGCCAACTCGTTCGGCGCCGGCGAGCTCGCCTCTCAGGTTACCAGCATCGGCAAGAGCTTTGTCGGCCACTACCTGCACACCTTTTAA
- a CDS encoding uncharacterized protein (EggNog:ENOG503PA24), whose amino-acid sequence MELFKEFKFDEDISLGSIFPSLKGTDFDALTMKNTSMIWLGRDASALKKAGLWFETDVEFRGLLQPIHDVLRDVFAQEQPGLHLSAHLGIQQDYSDDLLATGFTFKGSINGINRGFGEFLTFRNAGVELNVVPSKGVDLETMWGFFGTLHLAIPNSVVPLVLEYKLQPKADSLDIAMNFGGSEKWESVFGVSGLDASVPLVHLGNPPLTECCFSSTKSPLGLQSSSRTLGGPWSSLFCQPGISVALLLS is encoded by the coding sequence ATGGAGCTCTTCAAGGAATTCAAGTTCGACGAGGACATCTCGCTCGGCTCCATCTTTCCCAGTCTAAAAGGGACCGACTTCGATGCCCTCACCATGAAGAACACGTCTATGATCTGGCTTGGCCGGGATGCCTCAGCGCTCAAGAAAGCTGGGCTGTGGTTCGAGACGGATGTTGAGTTCCGTGGCTTGTTACAACCCATTCACGACGTCCTCCGTGATGTCTTCGCTCAAGAACAGCCCGGCCTGCATCTCTCAGCACACCTGGGCATCCAACAGGATTACAGCGACGATCTCTTAGCAACCGGCTTCACCTTCAAAGGGAGCATCAACGGCATCAACCGTGGCTTTGGCGAGTTTCTCACTTTCCGCAACGCTGGTGTCGAGCTCAACGTTGTCCCGAGTAAAGGTGTTGATCTTGAGACTATGTGGGGGTTCTTTGGCACGCTGCACCTGGCCATCCCCAACTCGGTGGTGCCCCTTGTTCTGGAGTACAAGCTTCAGCCCAAGGCAGATTCTCTGGATATAGCTATGAACTTTGGCGGAAGTGAGAAGTGGGAGAGTGTCTTTGGCGTCTCAGGTCTTGATGCGAGTGTTCCTCTTGTCCACCTCGGCAACCCACCACTGACAGAATGCTGTTTTAGCTCGACAAAGTCACCTTTGGGACTTCAATCATCAAGTCGGACGTTGGGAGGACCTTGGAGTTCTCTATTCTGTCAACCTGGAATCTCGgtggcgttgttgttgagctgA
- a CDS encoding uncharacterized protein (CAZy:AA9; COG:G; EggNog:ENOG503NXCE), protein MKPISIVALASLAKAHSIFQKVSVNGIEHPQLHGLRAPSQPNPVINVNDAQLACGIRGTQSNQVISVKAGDRIGAWWGHVIGGAQWPNDPDHPIASSHKGPISTYMAKVDNAATASPNNLKWFKISEEGLNTQTGKWGVDTMIANKGWSYATIPTCLAPGHYLLRQELLALHSAYSNMGAQFYQSCAQLSVSGSRSHVPSETVSIPGAYKQNDPGILLQIWVASVPDNGRKPYPIPGPRPMTCPA, encoded by the exons ATGAAGCCCATCTCTATTGTTGCTCTGGCCTCCTTGGCCAAGGCTCATAGCATCTTCCAG AAAGTCTCCGTCAACGGCATCGAACACCCGCAACTCCACGGTCTCCGCGCTCCCTCTCAGCCCAACCCCGTCATCAACGTCAACGACGCCCAGCTAGCCTGTGGTATCCGAGGCACGCAGTCCAACCAAGTAATATCTGTCAAGGCCGGTGACAGAATTGGCGCGTGGTGGGGCCATGTCATCGGTGGTGCTCAATGGCCCAACGATCCTGATCACCCCattgcctcctcccacaaaGGGCCCATCTCAACCTACATGGCCAAGGTCGACAACGCAGCCACAGCAtctcccaacaacctcaagtGGTTCAAGATTTCTGAGGAGGGCCTCAACACTCAGACTGGAAAATGGGGCGTGGACACCATGATCGCCAACAAGGGCTGGTCCTACGCCACGATCCCTACCTGCCTGGCACCGGGCCACTATCTACTGCGGCAGGAGCTGTTGGCCTTGCACTCTGCGTACAGCAACATGGGGGCTCAGTTTTATCAATCATGTGCTCAGCTCAGTGTGTCGGGCAGCAGGAGTCATGTCCCGAGTGAGACTGTTAGTATTCCGGGTGCGTACAAGCAGAATGATCCGGGGATTTTGCTGCAGATTTGGGTGGCTAGTGTGCCGGATAATGGGAGGAAGCCGTATCCTATTCCTGGACCGAGGCCGATGACTTGCCCTGCTTAA
- a CDS encoding uncharacterized protein (EggNog:ENOG503PSM0), whose amino-acid sequence MFRNHAQRTETMNIANLINPVDETPAWEPKCELKSEPNATPPAVTPAADPAAPPPPPPPTAPTAPTVVPTTAEPEPDPKPAETESTNTKRKTPPSSTQPKATPKRAKTPGDLSREWQRQYFQGAPLSEFKGITSGELLLGTTGYVASQAPIQGQMMIEIIAAAPDQPLGGAVRLKALPEGVRPGEEEMMGELGQAQDVFLFPLRHVEDIIITRGKAIQREAWNILIVPSQAVGAQPLRWSLPEIVSFSWTGNLMGREKANLRLGGRAAKTVEEASKDKKVLNALLCVDVLEEALNEALEPYRKRVQKVDLIDEFTKSLRADIQATLSSAPELKGKPCGNIHVYPAGILFKSKSRILYMPFRNIECVTLTVAFCLNQKQLAGLSMGVQVKKGQRELEADEAEAKRWERETVGIYFKKIELRCVRTLKRWLEEAGVRKLELEKESYYDYAKGSITGECVPYVLPPPTAKPSPPGGAREVAKEQS is encoded by the exons ATGTTTCGGAATCATGCCCAAAGAACAGAGACAATGAATATCGCTAATCTTATCAATCCCGTTGATGAAACGCCGGCCTGGGAGCCGAAATGTGAGCTGAAGTCGGAGCCGAATGCAACCCCTCCTGCGGTTACACCAGCAGCAGATCctgcagcaccaccaccaccaccaccaccaacagcaccaacagcaccCACCGTCgtccccaccaccgcggAACCAGAACCAGACCCAAAGCCAGCAGAAACCGAATCAACCAAcacaaaaagaaagacacctccttcctccacGCAGCCAAAAGCAACCCCCAAACGCGCCAAAACACCTGGCGATCTCTCGAGAGAATGGCAGAGGCAATATTTTCAGGGTGCTCCCCTGTCCGAGTTCAAGGGGATAACATCTGGTGAGCTGTTGTTGGGAACAACGGGATATGTTGCCTCGCAAGCACCCATCCAAGGGCAGATGATGATCGAGATTATCGCTGCGGCACCTGACCAACCGCTTGGTGGTGCGGTTAGGCTGAAGGCCTTGCCGGAGGGGGTCCGGcctggagaggaagagatgatgggggagttgggacAGGCGCAGGATGTATTTTTGTTTCCGCTGAGACATGTTG aggacatcatcatcacacgTGGTAAAGCCATACAGAGAGAAGCATGGAATATCCTCATTGTTCCATCGCAGGCGGTTGGGGCACAGCCATTAAGGTGGTCTCTTCCCGAGATTGTCTCGTTTAGTTGGACGGGCAacttgatggggagggagaaggccaaCTTGAGGCTAGGTGGGAGGGCGGCGAAGACTGTTGAGGAGGCAAGTAAAGATAAGAAGGTGCTCAATGCTTTGTTGTGTGTGGATGTTCTGGAGGAGGCGCTGAATGAGGCCTTGGAGCCGTACCGGAAGAGGGTGCAGAAGGTGGACTTGATTGATGAGTTTACCAAGTCTTTGAGGGCGGATATTCAGGCTACGTTGAGTTCTGCTCCAGAGCTAAAGGGGAAGCCCTGTG GCAACATCCATGTTTACCCGGCCGGAATCCTTTTCAAATCCAAGTCCAGGATTCTGTACATGCCCTTCCGTAACATTGAATGCGTCACATTGACAGTAGCGTTCTGCCTGAACCAAAAACAGCTAGCAGGTCTGTCCATGGGTGTGCAAGTCAAGAAGGGACAGCGAGAGCTCGAGGCTGATGAGGCCGAGGCGAAGCGTTGGGAGCGCGAAACTGTTGGCATTTACTTCAAGAAGATTGAACTGAGGTGTGTCCGAACGCTGAAGCGATGGcttgaggaggcgggagtTCGCAAGTTGGAGCTAGAGAAGGAGTCATACTACGACTATGCAAAGGGTTCGATCACGGGGGAATGTGTACCGTATGTCCTGCCACCCCCTACTGCTAAGCCTTCGCCTCCAGGTGGTGCGCGAGAGGTGGCCAAGGAGCAATCATGA
- a CDS encoding uncharacterized protein (EggNog:ENOG503NY1I; COG:E), with product MSFIPIKGRKARVLVFGSGGVGTMAAYALEKGGMAEVTTVLRSNFKAVTESGFKINSIDHGLDISWSPTHVRNAKDERHCSDNASQPYDFIVVATKNLADITPGVASLIDRDVISDTTAIVLLQNGLNIERPIVDAFPYNPVISGVPYIGAIESPPGTINHVNHDELIISPFRNDNIPCKLSEDAAMNFQEIYGSCPNVTCIYERSVEKARWRKLLYNASYNTIAAILGMDTSRMRASEFIIDDLVRPAMKEIQATARQVSGVHLTDDLIETVIRQDNYKAFFRPSMLQDIDKGKHIEVENIIGEPVREAEKAGVETPTLRVIYSLLKALQFKIKIVEGLVEVPTSGEKLKYGTSRTRGG from the exons ATGAGCTTTATACCAATCAAAGGCCGTAAGGCGAGGGTCCTCGTCTTTGGATCTGGCGGCGTGGGTACAATGGCAGCATACGCACTCGAAAAGGGCGGCATGGCAGAGGTGACGACAGTCTTGCGTTCCAACTTTAAGGCCGTCACGGAGTCGGGATTCAAGATCAACTCCATCGACCACGGCCTTGACATAAGCTGGAGTCCTACTCACG TCCGAAACGCCAAAGATGAGAGACATTGCAGCGATAATGCCTCTCAGCCATACGacttcatcgtcgtcgctACCAAGAACCTTGCCGATATCACACCCGGCGTAGCCTCTCTCATCGACCGCGATGTCATATCAGACACGACAGCAATTGTCCTCCTCCAGAACGGTCTCAACATCGAGCGCCCTATTGTCGACGCTTTTCCCTACAACCCGGTCATATCTGGAGTCCCTTACATCGGTGCCATCGAGAGCCCCCCAGGCACAATTAACCATGTCAACCACGACGAACTCATCATCAGCCCTTTCCGCAATGACAATATCCCATGCAAGCTATCCGAGGATGCGGCCATGAATTTTCAAGAAATCTATGGATCATGTCCGAACGTGACCTGCATCTATGAACGTAGCGTGGAAAAGGCTAGATGGAGGAAGCTGCTTTACAACGCCTCTTACAACACAATTGCTGCCATCCTGGGCATGGACACATCCCGCATGCGTGCTTCAGAGTTCATCATCGACGACTTGGTGCGGCCGGCCATGAAGGAAATCCAAGCCACTGCCCGGCAAGTATCTGGGGTCCACCTCACGGATGACCTAATCGAGACAGTCATACGCCAGGACAACTACAAGGCCTTCTTCCGACCGAGCATGTTGCAAGATATTGACAAAGGCAAGCACATTGAGGTGGAGAACATCATCGGAGAGCCAGTCCGCGAAGCCGAAAAGGCAGGTGTCGAAACACCCACCCTCAGGGTCATTTACAGTCTTCTCAAAGCCTTGCAGTTCAAGATCAAGATTGTTGAGGGCCTCGTGGAAGTGCCAACGAGCGGTGAGAAACTCAAGTATGGAACATCAAGGACACGGGGAGGGTAG
- a CDS encoding uncharacterized protein (EggNog:ENOG503PA24), with product MLGGAMGDDHPMDLQLDCVTLVAASKDISNDYGLNAARFPIKEGIFLCAELKSVPFVGDLCKGTSPEDRYILRAEYSKKGGLSVGIILPESIRIELSPTVVSGPLTLIIETQPELRVLFQATLWVTPEGEEKPLQLDLGVAANNLQAAAYAQMSGWWKNPLGLSPRLKIGPRLTLEVEIVYEQFLATGAPSGMGFEGGFVVDEALAINLGTNPKETLVKLQATRFESSQVINLVNAAADLDIDKPDREIIRFQDVNVYASPLGCIIGTQVYPPGFVVQGKAFILDKKVEIDCRIGSEGLKLKGEIEGFTLGPLAIRGGKCADGTQGENAFIDFEITKERQCFKLSGSVALWDLEAGVFVKAQIMPDPELEFNFELAWSDLIKFQVDGKLIKPEPADRELEKGGTGANTGALANLEDADFQLHALMEQRILTEISEAMQKWFASAQASVDQGIEEAKRNVDEAKLEFERKCEEAKQEVKRTQAKFDAAMEAAQADLRAEEEKCRREQVENEQYILEEEKRADEHIRQAVAVLDGKKRDFQDDMDGKKRDLAQKRRDGEEAINGKIRDLQGSREKLQRDFGNAIQALESARARVNEEEWRVDRARRDYDDAVDDLDDAAWYEKPFKAFRVGVLGAELAVMKMALGAANLILDGARFIVEGVAYNIALGAVNLAEGALRAARVTWDGIIAAAQAAVDGVVAIHAAGIEIAKGAVVIAEKTALGIKQAAAATKGVLLAVQEKILEAARAVVKGVAEGIHFIAFQTALAALDFAQKNTTWVDITKAGLDAVKAVAAAVLATGKWLAQRLADTLNIELVELTGSLKTITKGGPFTIRVKGFILGEAFDFRATWSPRDVLGFVVGLCKELWDRFMENVLELFEASK from the exons ATGCTGGGGGGTGCCATGGGAGATGACCACCCTATGGATCTGCAGCTTGACTGCGTGACGCTGGTGGCGGCGAGTAAGGACATTTCTAACGATTACGGCCTGAATGCGGCGCGGTTCCCGATCAAGGAAG GAATCTTCCTTTGCGCTGAACTAAAGTCGGTGCCGTTTGTTGGTGACTTGTGCAAGGGCACATCGCCAGAGGACAGGTACATCCTCCGTGCTGAATATTCCAAGAAGGGCGGTCTCAGCGTCGGTATCATCTTGCCTGAGAGCATTCGA ATCGAGCTATCTCCCACCGTGGTGTCCGGACCATTGACACTCATCATTGAAACTCAGCCCGAGTTGCGTGTACTCTTCCAAGCTACACTTTGGGTCACCCCCGAAGGCGAGGAGAAGCCTCTCCAGCTCGACCTTGGCGTGGCGGCCAACAACCTGCAGGCCGCAGCCTATGC TCAGATGTCTGGCTGGTGGAAGAACCCCTTGGGTTTGAGTCCTAGGCTCAAGATTG GTCCCCGCCTAACCCTGGAAGTCGAGATTGTTTACGAACAGTTCCTCGCCACAGGAGCACCATCCGGCATGGGCTTCGAAGGCGGCTTCGTCGTCGACGAG GCGCTCGCCATCAATCTCGGAACCAACCCCAAGGAGACGCTAGTCAAGCTTCAAGCAACCCGCTTCGAATCCAGCCAAgtcatcaacctcgtcaaCGCGGCAGCAGACCTAGACATCGACAAGCCCGACCGCGAGATCATTCGTTTCCAGGACGTCAACGTCTACGCCAGTCCGCTCGGCTGCATCATCGGCACACAGGTTTACCCCCCTGGCTTCGTCGTGCAGGGCAAAGCCTTCATTCTTGACAAAAAGGTCGAGATTGACTGCCGGATCGGTAGTGAAGGCCTCAAGCTCAAGGGGGAAATCGAAGGCTTCACCCTTGGTCCTCTTGCAATCCGGGGCGGGAAGTGCGCTGATGGCACTCAGGGAGAAAATGCCTTCATTGACTTTGAGATCACTAAAGAGCGGCAGTGTTTTAAGCTCAGCGGGAGCGTGGCGCTCTGGGATCTTGAGGCTGGTGTGTTTGTCAAGGCACAGATCATGCCTGATCCGGAGCTTGAGTTCAATTTTGAACTGGCATGGAGTGATCTCATCAAGTTTCAGGTCGATGGCAAGCTCATCAAGCCTGAGCCTGCTGAcagggagttggagaagggCGGTACTGGTGCCAATACCGGCGCTTTGGCGAACCTTGAAGATGCCGATTTCCAACTCCATGCTTTGATGGAGCAGCGGATCCTGACAGAGATCTCGGAGGCGATGCAGAAGTGGTTTGCAAGTGCTCAAGCGTCGGTTGACCAAGGTATTGAGGAGGCCAAACGCAACGTGGACGAGGCAAAGCTTGAATTTGAGCGTAAATGCGAGGAGGCCAAGCAAGAGGTGAAAAGAACGCAGGCCAAGTTTGATGCTGCCATGGAGGCGGCCCAGGCTGATCTGCGAGCGGAAGAGGAAAAGTGCCGCCGGGAGCAGGTTGAGAACGAGCAGTACATcctggaggaagagaagcgTGCCGATGAGCACATTCGCCAAGCTGTTGCTGTCTTGGACGGGAAGAAACGGGATTTCCAGGATGACATGGACGGCAAGAAGCGTGATCTTGCCCAGAAACGGCgcgatggcgaggaagcCATCAATGGCAAGATTCGTGATCTCCAGGGATCGCGGGAGAAGCTCCAGAGGGATTTCGGCAACGCTATTCAGGCGTTGGAGAGTGCCAGGGCACGAGTGAATGAGGAAGAGT GGCGCGTCGATCGAGCAAGACGGGACTATGACGATGCTGTTGACGACCTTGATGACGCAGCATGGTACGAGAAGCCATTCAAG GCTTTCCGTGTTGGAGTCCTCGGAGCTGAGCTGGCTGTCATGAAGATGGCTCTTGGTGCGGCGAATCTCATCCTTGATGGTGCAAGATTCATCGTCGAAGGCGTCGCCTACAACATTGCACTCGGGGCTGTTAACCTGGCCGAGGGTGCTCTCCGTGCCGCCCGCGTCACGTGGGACGGCATCATTGCCGCCGCTCAAGCCGCTGTTGACGGTGTCGTGGCTATCCATGCTGCCGGAATAGAGATAGCAAAAGGGGCTGTCGTCATTGCAGAAAAGACTGCTTTGGGGATCAAGCAAGCTGCAGCAGCGACAAAGGGTGTTCTTTTGGCAGTTCAGGAAAAGATCTTGGAGGCTGCTCGAGCTGTGGTCAAGGGAGTGGCTGAGGGGATACACTTCATTGCTTTCCAGACAGCACTCGCCGCGCTCGACTTTGCACAGAAGAATACCACGTGGGTCGACATTACAAAGGCAGGCCTCGACGCTGTTAAAGCGGTGGCAGCAGCTGTTCTTGCAACTGGCAAGTGGCTCGCCCAGCGGCTGGCTGACACGCTCAATATCGAATTGGTCGAGCTGACTGGGTCTCTCAAGACCATCACCAAAGGTGGACCTTTTACCATCCGGGTTAAGGGTTTCATTCTGGGCGAGGCCTTTGACTTCCGGGCGACGTGGAGTCCGCGGGATGTTCTGGGGTTCGTGGTTGGGCTCTGTAAGGAGCTGTGGGACAGGTTCATGGAGAATGTGTTGGAGTTGTTTGAGGCGAGCAAATAA
- a CDS encoding uncharacterized protein (EggNog:ENOG503P7DP; COG:S): MTTKTTKMTSHKPIWLANTLALLLVSGRIDGVRAQEPTCYDTWGNKDTNQVPCYGPGSTPDTKTTTHCCNKNDYCLSNGLCMSPQANNLMTQQGCTDKDWNGSSCNRLCQPDKRNNLLPSIPLIPCPSTLNSSSGLQFCCGNTPSEAATCCSSSSSSSPFPIRPGALLLPSSPSPSDTTSTSSETLKIGLGIGLGIGIPIFALLLVLTYLLAHPRSPRSSQPPSRSKHRYDPSTLTTGWHLRAPSRTTIRGGYRSHEKRDSFGRVDTNVGPPSEDGDFSNHNPASASAAAWPPTGTNVAAAIAAWANINANHHLNNDEVPPSPKEMDARSRAGSRLRYYFRGETPTPGRYELPALEGGGDQKGRKIGVGIGVREMGEQELPGYEQDEQGVGTMGTVGADSMTIGNVGAVPVTPMGVGTMNRTMPRAEQVSPLTAVEGGQGMFAAGGGGVLDKVVSGEVMGQGHER; encoded by the exons ATGACaaccaaaacaaccaaaatGACATCGCATAAACCGATATGGCTGGCCAATACGCTAGCCCTGCTGCTGGTCAGCGGCCGCATTGATGGAGTGCGAGCGCAGGAACCAACATGCTACGACACGTGGGGGAACAAAGACACGAACCAAGTGCCATGTTATGGGCCGGGATCAACACCAGATACGAAAACGACAACCCACTGCTGCAACAAGAACGACTACTGCTTATCCAATGGACTATGTATGAGCCCACAAGCCAACAACCTCATGACACAGCAAGGCTGCACAGATAAAGACTGGAACGGCTCATCATGCAACCGGCTCTGCCAACCAGACAAAC gaaacaacctcctcccatcaATACCCCTAATCCCCTGCCCCTCAACCCTCAACTCTTCCTCCGGCCTCCAGTTCTGCTGCGGCAACACCCCCTCCGAAGCAGCCACATGctgttcatcatcatcatccagctcccccttccccatccgccccggcgccctcctcctcccctcatcaccctccccctccgacaccacctccacctcgtcaGAAACCCTCAAAATAGGCCTCGGCATCGGCCTCGGAATCGGCATCCCCAtcttcgccctcctcctcgtcctaacctacctcctcgcccacccCCGTTCACCCCgctcctcccaacccccctcccgaTCCAAACACCGCTACGACCCCTCAACCCTAACCACAGGCTGGCACCTCCGCGCCCCCTCCCGCACCACCATCCGCGGGGGGTACCGCTCCCACGAAAAAAGGGACTCCTTCGGCCGAGTCGACACCAACGTTGGCCCCCCTTCTGAAGACGGTGACTTCTCTAACCACAACCCTGCCTCTGCCTCCGCTGCTGCATGGCCACCGACGGGGACAAATGTCGCTGCTGCAATTGCTGCTTGGGCTAATATTAATGCTAACCACCATCTCAATAATGACGAAGTCCCGCCCAGTCCAAAGGAGATGGACGCGAGGAGTAGGGcggggtcgaggttgaggtaTTACTTTCGGGGGGAGACGCCCACTCCGGGGAGGTATGAGCTCCCTgctttggaggggggtggtgatcaAAAAGGGAGGAAGATcggggttgggattggggtgagggagatgggggagcaGGAACTGCCGGGGTATGAGCAGGATGAACAAGGGGTTGGAACGATGGGGACGGTGGGGGCGGATAGTATGACTATTGGGAATGTCGGGGCTGTGCCTGTTACGCCTATGGGGGTGGGAACTATGAATAGGACTATGCCTAGGGCAGAGCAAGTGTCGCCActgacggcggtggagggagggCAGGGAATGTTTGCTGcaggtggggggggggtgttggataAGGTTGTTAGTGGGGAGGTTATGGGGCAGGGGCATGAGAGGTGA
- a CDS encoding uncharacterized protein (EggNog:ENOG503PRK0; COG:S) — translation MTDATTATYTPLPTPTSIRILVLAPALPSSPEINCYLLPSDLNSDHNLFPETSPRPIKSLSVMYTSPPLPGKPNEFIVWTDTTPTQPRKMHPFQRYSALSYVWGDPSDPVYINLDGRQVPVTRNLYAALRAVRKLHAGKRLWVDALCIDQSDCEEKRVQIGLMRRVYEQAKRVVAFVPLEKGDGGRVVELVGRVCRAERLLRAEMEGEDSQDDEDDEDGEDGEDGEDGEDHTFKVVPQTDDLELQLQQLGLADPGPTKFLERYGLPTVDSPLWVSWRRFFASPYFQRIWILQEFLSAKKVRFHFGDARLDASAVIVACYAIREYSEVDNRAYMQRQGEELADSDQPHRGLKRAWLMFEKRVIWKKCPATLAELIVLAGQFFMATDLRDKVYALIGLAKDGQEYMGHVSYEPSETHIKVFTRFARLLIEKGYAEELLRCSGISGSADRDPELPTWVPVRDIIYILHIVLCWVEADHNPTELGRHIAFS, via the exons ATGACAGACGCAACCACCGCAACctacacccccctcccaaccccaacctcaatccgcatcctcgtcctcgcccccgcccttccctcctcccccgaaaTCAACTgctacctcctcccctccgacCTAAACTCCGACCACAACCTCTTCCCAGAAACCAGCCCCCGCCCTATCAAATCCCTCTCAGTCATGTACACaagcccccccctccccgggAAACCCAACGAGTTCATCGTCTGGACCGACACCACCCCAACTCAACCCAGAAAAATGCACCCCTTCCAGCGGTACTCCGCCCTCTCCTACGTCTGGGGTGACCCGTCAGATCCAGTCTACATAAATCTAGACGGGCGACAAGTCCCGGTCACGAGGAACTTATACGCTGCTTTGAGGGCGGTGAGGAAGTTGCATGCGGGGAAAAGGTTGTGGGTTGACGCGTTGTGTATTGACCAAAGTGATTgcgaggagaagagggtgcagattgggttgatgaggagggtttATGAGCaggcgaagagggtggtTGCGTTTGTGCCGCTAgaaaagggggatggggggagggtggtggagttggtggGAAGGGTTTGCAGGGCggagaggttgttgagggcggagatggagggggaggatagtcaggatgatgaggatgatgaggatg gcgaggatggcgaggatggcgaggatggcgaggaccATACTTTTAAGGTCGTTCCCCAAACAGACGACCTGGAACTGCAACTCCAACAACTCGGCCTTGCCGACCCAGGCCCTACCAAGTTCCTTGAAAGATACGGACTGCCGACCGTCGATAGCCCTCTCTGGGTGTCATGGCGCCGGTTTTTTGCATCTCCGTACTTTCAGAGGATTTGGATTCTGCAAGAGTTCCTCTCCGCCAAGAAGGTCAGGTTCCATTTTGGGGATGCGCGTTTGGATGCAAGTGCTGTTATCGTTGCATGCTACGCTATCAGGGAGTATAGCGAAGTTGACAACCGCGCATACATGCAGCGTCAAGGGGAGGAATTGGCTGACAGTGATCAGCCCCACAGAGGGCTGAAGCGGGCCTGGCTGATGTTTGAGAAGAGGGTGATATGGAAGAAGTGCCCGGCTACTTTGGCCGAGCTCATCGTTCTGGCCGGCCAATTCTTCATGGCGACAGATCTCCGCGATAAGGTGTATGCGTTGATCGGATTGGCAAAAGATGGGCAAGAGTATATGGGACATGTTAGCTACGAGCCGAGTGAGACCCATATCAAGGTCTTCACGAGGTTTGCCCGCTTGTTGATTGAGAAAGGGTACGCTGAAGAACTGCTTCGCTGCTCTGGGATATCTGGTTCTGCGGACCGGGATCCTGAATTGCCCACATGGGTTCCGGTGAGAGACATCATATATATCTTGCATATTGTGCTTTGCTGGGTTGAAGCTGACCACAATCCAACAGAACTGGGCCGACACATCGCCTTCAGTTAA